The Bacteroidota bacterium DNA window ACAAGGGAATAAAAGATTTATGGACTGCATTTGTTCAGTTAAAAAAGGAGTACCCCAACGATTGGAAATTAAAATGTATCGGGACAGGCGATTTATGGGATGAGAGGGTGATAGATGAAGATATTGAACATTTTGGATTCCTTCAACCCGGCGATATAGCAAAAGAAATCAAAGGAGGTGTTTTTGTTTTGCCAAGTCATTTTGAACCCTGGGGGGTTGTTGTACATGAGTTTGCAACGGCAGGATTTCCAATGATTTTGTCAAATAAAGTAGGTGCAGGTACAGAGTTTCTCGATGAAAATGGATACCTGTTTGAAGGAGGGAATATTTATGACCTTAAAGAAAAGATGAAGAAGTTTATGTTACCCGATGGAGATAATATGAAAAAAATGAGTCTCCAAAGTGAAAAATTATCTAAGAATATTTCTAATGAATATTGGTCTGAACAGTTGAATAAAGTACTAAGCAAAAAGGGTAATTGATGTGTGGCATTAACGGAATATATTCATTTAATAATAGGGTTTCAGATGCCGCTATTCGTCTAAAAAAGATGAATGATTCTATAGTTCATAGAGGTCCGGATGCAGAAGGGATCTTTATTGAAAAGAATATTGCTTTAGGCCATAGACGACTTTCTATAATTGATGTTTCGAAAAATGCCAATCAACCATTATACGGTTTAAATAGCAGGTATGTGCTTGTTTTTAACGGAGAGATTTACAACTTCAAAGAGCTGAAAACTAAACTGGACTACCCATTTGAAACAAATTCCGATTCAGAAGTGATAATTGCAGCATATCATAAATGGGGAGAAAAATGTGTAGACCACTTCAACGGAATGTTTGCCTTTGCAATTTGGGACAGTGTAAAAGAAAAGTTATTTATTGCCCGTGACAGACTTGGTATAAAGCCTCTGTATTTCTACCGTGATAATGAGATGTTTATTTTTTCATCTCAGATTAAAGGAATCCTGTCTTCGGGGCTGGTAGAGGCTAAACTTAATAGAAAACAGCTTTCAAATTATCTTAAATTTCAGACAATTTATTCGCCTGATACTATTTTAAAGGATGTTAATCTACTGGAATCCGGCTCATGTATATGTATAGATAAAAACGGTATTAGGAAAGAAAAATATTGGAAGATAAATAGCAGTACGAAAAACCTAAGTACGGAAAGCTATCCTGCAATAAAGAAAAATATTAAAGAGTTATTGAGTAATTCCGTTGATAAAAGAATGGTATCTGATGTGCCTTTCGGGGCTTTCCTTTCCGGAGGTATTGATTCCGGTTTAATGGTTGCTTTAATGTCAGAAGTAAGTTCGGGGCCTGTAAATACTTTTAATATTAACTTTTTGGAGAAAGATTTTAGTGAGTCTGTTTATGCCGAAAATATTGCTAAAAGGTATAATACAAATCACACTGAAATTAAATTATCGCCTAATGACCTCTTAGCAGAAATTGACGATGCCTTATCGTTTATGGATTCTCCTTCTGCGGATGGAATAAATACTTATGTAGTTTCTAAACATACAAGAGAGCATGGGATAAAAATGGCTGTTTCAGGACTTGGAGGTGATGAGCTTTTTGCAGGATATCCCCAGTTTAAGCAGGCACATTTTCTTGATAAAATTAAGTATGTAGATAAAATTCCTCTTTCGCTAAGAAGAATTATATCAAAAACAATTTCATCATCATCAAAAACAGAATTAAATAAAGTTTCTAAGTGGCTGCAAACACAAAATTGGAATATCAATGAACTTTATCCCACTTTTCGACAACAGGCAACAGATGATGAGATTAGTAAATTACTTAATACTTCATTTGAAAGTAAGATTACTTACTATGATAAATCGTCTTTGTTAAATAATTTGTCGGTAAACGAAATAGATACATATTTACAGCACATTCTTTTGAGAGACAGCGATCAGATGAGTATGGCTTCTTCGCTGGAAGTCAGGGTTCCGTTTATGGATCACGAGCTTGTAGAATATGTTTTGTCTATACCCGATAAACATAAATATCCTTCAAGTCCAAAAAAGCTTTTAACAGATTCATTTCCCGGTATTTTAACACCCGATATTGTTAATCGAAAAAAGATGGGCTTTGTTTTTCCCTGGGATAATTGGCTGAGAAATGAACTGCGAAATTTCGTAGAAGAAAATTTAAGAGAACTTGAAAACTTTGAAGAGTTCAACTATGCAGAGGTCTATGATTTGTGGATTAGATTTTTAAAAGGTGATAGAAGCGTTTATTGGACCCGTATTTGGGGTCTGGTAGTATTGGCTTATTGGTTAAAAAACATCAACAAACAAGACTTTAAATTATAAATATCGCGATATTTTTCAAACACCACTTAATAATATCGCGATATTTTTCATTAAACTCGTAAAAATATCGCGATATTTTTTATATATTTGATATTGTTTAGAAAAAATATACCATGTTTCAACGCACATATTATACAAATCAAATTTATGAATCAATAGACATTGTTGCTATTACTGTCCTTATTGGTGCAAGGCAGGTTGGTAAGACTACAATAATGGAAGGCCTGTCATTGGGTAAAGCAAAAGTGACTCTATATGGTCAAAGCGATAGTGATTCAAATTTATTTTCTCAATTAATTTTAATTGAGCAATATCTTAAAACAAATTTAAATCCGGAAATGGATGGTTTTTTACTGATTGATGAATTTCAATATATAAAAGACATATCAGTTACGCTTAAAGTACTTACCGATAAACACAAAAAACTAAAGGTTATCGTAACAGGCAGTTCCAGTGTAGACATAATTCAAAAGGTTGAAGAATCATTGGCGGGAAGGGTGAGAATGATTGATGTATACTCTTTATCATTCGAGGAGTATCTTATGTTTAAAGATGAAGAATTACATCGGGAGTTTTTGAAATATGACATAAGTACTCAGTCTGAAGTAATAAACCCCGCTATAAAGGATTATTTAAAACAATATTTAATATATGGAGGGTTGCCAAAAGTTGCTTTAGCAAAGAAAACACGGCAGAAAATAGATATTTTAAACGATATCTATAAAACATATTTAATGCGCGACGTAAAACAGTTTGTTGAGCTTAAAGAATCAGTTGCATTTAACAAGTTGTTGAGGTTTCTGGCAGCGCAGACAGCTAATCTTACCAATATTAATGAGCTGAGTAAATTAACCCGTATTCCGTACGCTAAAGTTGAAGAGTATATATACTTACTGGAGCAGATGTATATTATTAAGGCACTTGAGCCTTATCATAGCAACAGAAAGGGGACAATTTTAAAAATGAATAAAACGTTCTTTTTCGATTTGGGTATGCGAAATTTAATATACAATAGTTTCAATGATATTGATATCAGGGTAGATAATGGTGCATTATTTGAAAACTTTGTGTATCTCGAAATACTAAAAAGCCTGAGACCATATAATATCAATTTTTTTAGGACAAAAGACGGAGCCGAAGTTGATTTTGTTGTGGATGATCCATTTCATAAAATTAGTTTTGAAGCTAAATACAGAGAGCTGGACAAAGAAATTAATACCCGAAGTATTAAGAACTTTAACAAAGAGCATGGTTTTGACGAATCGTATTTGATAAACCTTGATTTAAACAAGTCCGGTAAAGATGATATTCGTTATTTACCGGCGCATTTAATTGCAAAAATCGGATTATGAGTAAACGCCTTTTAATTTTTACGGAATATTTCCTTCCTGCAAAACGAGGGGGTGGTCCGGTAACTTCAATAAGAAATCTGGTAGAACTTTTACATTCCGAATACGAAATTGGAATTGTATGTTTCAATCACGATATGAATTCAGAAGATGAACTTCCCGGGATTATATCTGATGACTGGAATAATTGGGAAGAAAAAGCAAGAGTTTTTTACGCGGGAAAAAAATCAC harbors:
- the asnB gene encoding asparagine synthase (glutamine-hydrolyzing) is translated as MCGINGIYSFNNRVSDAAIRLKKMNDSIVHRGPDAEGIFIEKNIALGHRRLSIIDVSKNANQPLYGLNSRYVLVFNGEIYNFKELKTKLDYPFETNSDSEVIIAAYHKWGEKCVDHFNGMFAFAIWDSVKEKLFIARDRLGIKPLYFYRDNEMFIFSSQIKGILSSGLVEAKLNRKQLSNYLKFQTIYSPDTILKDVNLLESGSCICIDKNGIRKEKYWKINSSTKNLSTESYPAIKKNIKELLSNSVDKRMVSDVPFGAFLSGGIDSGLMVALMSEVSSGPVNTFNINFLEKDFSESVYAENIAKRYNTNHTEIKLSPNDLLAEIDDALSFMDSPSADGINTYVVSKHTREHGIKMAVSGLGGDELFAGYPQFKQAHFLDKIKYVDKIPLSLRRIISKTISSSSKTELNKVSKWLQTQNWNINELYPTFRQQATDDEISKLLNTSFESKITYYDKSSLLNNLSVNEIDTYLQHILLRDSDQMSMASSLEVRVPFMDHELVEYVLSIPDKHKYPSSPKKLLTDSFPGILTPDIVNRKKMGFVFPWDNWLRNELRNFVEENLRELENFEEFNYAEVYDLWIRFLKGDRSVYWTRIWGLVVLAYWLKNINKQDFKL
- a CDS encoding ATP-binding protein, which codes for MFQRTYYTNQIYESIDIVAITVLIGARQVGKTTIMEGLSLGKAKVTLYGQSDSDSNLFSQLILIEQYLKTNLNPEMDGFLLIDEFQYIKDISVTLKVLTDKHKKLKVIVTGSSSVDIIQKVEESLAGRVRMIDVYSLSFEEYLMFKDEELHREFLKYDISTQSEVINPAIKDYLKQYLIYGGLPKVALAKKTRQKIDILNDIYKTYLMRDVKQFVELKESVAFNKLLRFLAAQTANLTNINELSKLTRIPYAKVEEYIYLLEQMYIIKALEPYHSNRKGTILKMNKTFFFDLGMRNLIYNSFNDIDIRVDNGALFENFVYLEILKSLRPYNINFFRTKDGAEVDFVVDDPFHKISFEAKYRELDKEINTRSIKNFNKEHGFDESYLINLDLNKSGKDDIRYLPAHLIAKIGL